The window AATGCGCTGCTTGTACCGTTTGGGAAGCATATTTGCACCGGAACTTTGCCGCGCTGTTCTACCTGTCCGGTGCTGGAGATTTGTCAGCAAGTTGGCGTGGAAAAACATCGGTAGGAGATGAATGGGCGATCGGTTTGCCGCAGTCAATATCCTGTTGCCATTAAGTCTGGTTGGTGGCTGAACGCAACATACGTGGTTGCTGTCTCAAACTGCCCATCAGGATAGAGGGAGAGCAAGCGGAACCCCGGAGACTGGTTTGCTATGCCAAACTTGGGGCTATTGGGCTGAAACTGGACACAGGTTGAGGGTGTACCTAGGTAGGTGACGCCGCACCGTGCCTGCTGAAATTCTTGGTGAATATGCCCAAAGACTGTCAGCTTCACTTGAGGATGGCGATCGATCACAGCCAGAAATTCTGCTGAGTTGTGTAATCCAATCTCATCAAGCCAGGCTGAACCAATTGGAACAGGAGGATGATGCAAAGCAATGAGAGTGGGGAGATGGCGGTAGGTCTGAAGCTGCTGTTCCATCCAATCCAGCGTTTCAGGTGTTAGTTGTCCGTATACTTTGCCAGGAGTCATGGAATTGAGCAAAAGCAAATGCCATCCGCCTGCTTGAACGCTTTTTTGAGCTGTGATCGAACGATGATGCAGCAGTGATTCCATTCTGGGCAACCGATCGTGATTGCCTGGAATCCAATAAGTTGGTATTGCTAAAGGCGTCACTAAATCGCGAAAAAGTTGATAGGATGTTGACGTTTCATCTTGAGAGATATCCCCTGTAAATAAAAGCAGATCAGGCTGTATTTTCTGCAATTGCGATAGCACTGCCTGGA of the Trichocoleus sp. genome contains:
- the cpdA gene encoding 3',5'-cyclic-AMP phosphodiesterase; this encodes MSQIPFILAQVSDTHLFADLNQTLMGFPTGKSFQAVLSQLQKIQPDLLLFTGDISQDETSTSYQLFRDLVTPLAIPTYWIPGNHDRLPRMESLLHHRSITAQKSVQAGGWHLLLLNSMTPGKVYGQLTPETLDWMEQQLQTYRHLPTLIALHHPPVPIGSAWLDEIGLHNSAEFLAVIDRHPQVKLTVFGHIHQEFQQARCGVTYLGTPSTCVQFQPNSPKFGIANQSPGFRLLSLYPDGQFETATTYVAFSHQPDLMATGY